The following proteins are encoded in a genomic region of Nicotiana sylvestris chromosome 4, ASM39365v2, whole genome shotgun sequence:
- the LOC104236779 gene encoding uncharacterized protein isoform X2, which translates to MSRSTKWKLEKNKVKVVFRLQFNATHIPQTGWDKLFISFIPADSGKTIAKTTKAAVRNGTCKWGDPIYETTRLLQDVKSKQLDEKLYKLVVAMGSSRSSILGEATINLADYAEASKPSDVALPLQGCNAGTILHVTVQLLTSKTGFREFEQQREHRERGLQSGYDNKHDDSGTGKVLFSGETGHDHIDKVSSRVRFRPEAKELSSVEEEVELNEECTDLTTGFDGSSNTSESLYAEKHDSSSAHETDSQGQLSEKGNKSDNQATAQSSSSVHGWVSDCSVDNELAIAYEENNRLRASLELAESSVFELKLEVSTLQSQANKLGSETEKFSQLLTAEISSSVELAKEVSVLKSKCLNFKDCIERLRALKSSCQNRGGESGVADSGLVQDIQVRWMKGISVVEDRIKELQNKVCLGFYERDYKFLHSELEALLQILQEVKQGARDEMLLLNKVASVDIKETAVRDLPNIEQPLSGLGLELDLCTPENLLHHIGIPPLVTQGTDSTVAIDAMKAKIFDLVRELDDAKVERENLLRKMDQMECYYEALVQELEENQKQMLAELQGLRNEHSTCLYTISSSKAEVELMRQDMSQRILQLADERRDLDTLNKELERRASTSEAALKRARLNYSIAVDKLQKDLELLSSQVVSMFETNENLIKQAIPEPSQPQFLGYSDVVQNLEEYDNTEQLPIQDQHEELYKKVEEELGEMHSVNLHLDVFSRVLLETVIEANANAGMMKKDMGELAQQLKALNLCKEQLVVRLQAALEDVHSLHEEKASCFLKCSDLSLQNQSLEAELVNLSKANCLLTEKVIEREAIMVQHTATQRRYEASAEENKALSTSLKQETLKSRRLQDEISLLKDDLLTVRAKSEDLASSNENLHEDISFVQGKLAGILVSYEKELSLLCNSSCRELEFRDIRGLTMQLEEVQHSTCSKILHLMQEKQNLESEKLVAEVSLSASRSEIIAMRQKFKNDIQRIVDKFDVSTALVEKLQVELESVTNKLHLTSEVEENYAQQNRELLVDLAAFEVELQNVVSKNGHIAQEILGLDSVADELEQNELTICELRQEKEDLMTSLHDKAEEFAKLTSEVSHLKDNLRSLQDELQLERGLKDKLEGSVQNLSLLLNEKDDRLLDLEKQIAELVQFRQLASELEVEKCRLSHLLQQHDEHAAKLQEELSCVSGLRSSVRDLASQLNEKDDRLLDLEKQNAELVHFRQLASDLEVEKSRLDQLLQQCEEHAAKLQEELSCVSGLEVSVQELTSQLNEKNDRLLDLEKENAELVNLRQLAADLELEKCRLDQLVQQRDEKVAKLQEELSCVSGLKSSVQDLTSQLNEKNDRLVDLEKQIAELVNLRQLAADLEVEKCRLDQLVQQRDEHVAKLHEDLSCFSGLEGSVRDLTSQLNEKNDRLLDLEKQNAELVHFRQLAADLEVDKCRLDQLVQQHNEHVSKLQEDLSRVSGLEGSVRDLTSQLNEKNDRLLDLGKQNAELVHFRQLASELRLEKSRLDHLLQQRNGQMEKLQEELSNVSDLKRHMLEIQEYAIVSDVKFTVAMSHCETLDLELVRQLKSSDGSIAELQRRCDDLQTKLNQCLASEACSIQENKELLRTLCAVRSDFEASIAQSNDLSDAKNVSTVKLEEYKKEMAMLEDSLLETNNYHVREVEKLKYMLANAEEEINRLLLSKEELEIKVIVLQGKLDELHPYAILQENNRDEMVTLQLQCNELTHKCKELSHKLSEQALKTEEFKNLSIHLKELKDKADAECLRAREKRESEGPPVAVQESLRIVFIKEQYESKFQELRQQVSISKKHGEDMLLKLQDALDEIESRKRSEALHLKKNEDLALKILALESELQSVLSDKREIVKDHDRIKAELECALLSLECCKEEKDKLEISLQERVRENSRIAAELTLTMEQLENVTSSIVSTRENGQMDKVELAPNESNVNPSPDATPQGDSSDVQNVKETTLFMNGRSEESSSPVKLLLTPDAALTAVEGYSPPSNGRHLDFSNELFGSRNLRSSMEHLHEELERMKRENSLIPEDQHSDPGLEVFQSELVQLHKANEELRSMFPTFKDIASTGNALERVLALEIELAEALKAKNKSSMFQSSFLKQHSDDEAIFKSFRDINELIKEMLEIKEKHVAMENELREMHDRYSQLSLQFAEVEGERQKLKMTLKNVRSSKTKLVQLNRSSSSIVDSPS; encoded by the exons ATGTCGAGGAGCACTAAGTGGAAGCTTGAAAAGAATAAAGTGAAAGTGGTCTTTCGGCTTCAATTTAATGCTACTCAC ATACCACAAACTGGATGGGACAAGTTATTCATATCTTTTATCCCTGCGGACTCTGGAAAAACAATTGCAAAGACGACCAAAGCCGCTGTAAGAAATGGAACATGCAAATGGGGTGATCCAATTTATGAAACGACAAGGCTTCTTCAAGATGTCAAAAGCAAACAATTGGATGAGAAGCTATACAAACTTGTGGTTGCCATG GGTTCTTCACGATCTAGTATCCTGGGCGAGGCAACAATTAATCTTGCTGATTATGCTGAAGCATCGAAGCCTTCTGATGTTGCTTTGCCTCTTCAAGGATGCAATGCAGGAACAATATTACAT GTCACAGTTCAGTTGCTAACCTCTAAAACGGGATTCAG AGAATTTGAGCAGCAAAGGGAACATAGGGAGAGAGGTTTGCAGTCAGGATATGATAACAAGCATGATGACTCTGGTACTGGGAAAGTCCTATTTTCCGGAGAGACTGGACATGATCACATTGATAAG GTTAGTTCAAGGGTCAGATTCAGACCAGAGGCTAAAGAACTCTCTTCTGTTGAGGAGGAAGTGGAACTAAACGAGGAATGTACTGACTTGACAACGGGATTTGATGGTTCTTCCAATACTTCAGAGAGTCTATATGCCGAAAAGCATGATTCATCAAGTGCACATGAAACTGATAGTCAAGGCCAGCTGTCGGAGAAAGGTAATAAATCTGATAATCAAGCAACAGCACAGAGTAGTAGTTCGGTTCATGGATGGGTGTCAGACTGCTCAGTGGATAATGAACTGGCAATTGCTTATGAGGAGAATAATAGACTTAGAGCAAGCCTGGAATTGGCAGAATCATCAGTTTTTGAGCTTAAACTTGAGGTAAGCACTCTTCAAAGTCAAGCTAATAAATTGGGTTCTGAAACAGAAAAGTTTTCTCAGCTACTTACTGCTGAGATATCCTCTAGTGTGGAGTTGGCAAAAGAGGTTTCTGTCCTTAAATCAAAATGTTTAAATTTCAAAGATTGTATTGAAAGACTAAGAGCTTTGAAATCAAGCTGTCAAAATCGTGGCGGTGAAAGTGGTGTTGCTGATTCTGGCTTAGTTCAAGATATACAGGTAAGATGGATGAAAGGAATTTCAGTGGTTGAAGATAGAATCAAAGAACTTCAAAATAAAGTTTGTCTTGGATTCTATGAAAGAGACTACAAGTTTCTTCATTCGGAATTGGAGGCGTTGCTTCAAATTCTACAGGAGGTTAAACAAGGAGCAAGAGATGAGATGTTATTGCTAAATAAAGTAGCATCAGTGGATATAAAGGAGACTGCAGTGAGAGATTTACCCAATATTGAACAGCCATTGTCAGGGCTTGGGTTGGAATTGGATCTTTGTACACCAGAGAATTTGCTTCATCATATTGGCATACCCCCACTGGTTACTCAAGGAACTGATTCCACAGTTGCTATTGATGCAATGAAAGCCAAAATTTTTGATCTGGTAAGAGAATTGGATGACGCAAAGGTTGAAAGGGAAAATCTGCTGAGAAAAATGGATCAGATGGAGTGTTACTACGAAGCCCTTGTTCAAGAACTCGAGGAAAATCAGAAGCAAATGCTGGCAGAGTTGCAGGGTCTAAGGAATGAGCATTCGACATGCCTTTATACCATCTCAAGTAGCAAAGCTGAAGTGGAATTAATGCGACAAGATATGAGTCAACGTATTTTACAGCTTGCTGATGAGAGACGTGATTTGGATACACTTAATAAGGAGCTCGAGAGAAGAGCTTCTACTTCAGAAGCAGCTCTGAAAAGAGCCCGCTTGAATTATTCTATTGCAGTAGATAAGCTGCAAAAGGATTTGGAGCTTCTTTCCTCACAGGTGGTGTCCATGTTTGAGACTAATGAGAACCTCATCAAGCAAGCAATTCCAGAACCTTCGCAACCACAATTCCTTGGATATTCAGATGTTGTTCAGAATTTAGAAGAATATGATAATACAGAGCAGTTGCCAATTCAGGATCAACAT GAGGAGCTTTACAAGAAGGTTGAAGAAGAACTTGGTGAAATGCATTCAGTTAACTTGCACTTGGACGTATTCTCAAGGGTTTTACTTGAAACTGTGATTGAAGCAAATGCTAATGCtggaatgatgaagaaagatatGGGTGAACTTGCTCAGCAGTTGAAGGCTTTGAATCTCTGCAAGGAGCAGTTGGTGGTAAGATTACAGGCTGCTTTGGAAGATGTTCACAGTTTGCATGAGGAGAAAGCAAGTTGCTTCCTCAAATGCAGCGATCTTTCTCTGCAGAATCAATCTTTGGAAGCTGAACTCGTGAATCTTTCAAAGGCAAACTGTCTCCTCACTGAGAAGGTTATCGAACGGGAAGCAATCATGGTGCAACACACAGCAACTCAGAGAAGATATGAAGCTTCTGCAGAAGAAAATAAAGCACTCTCCACTTCATTGAAACAGGAAACGTTGAAAAGCAGGAGGCTTCAAGATGAGATTTCACTTCTGAAGGATGATTTGCTAACTGTCAGAGCCAAATCAGAGGACTTGGCTTCCTCAAATGAAAATCTTCATGAAGATATTAGCTTTGTGCAGGGTAAGTTGGCTGGTATATTGGTATCTTATGAGAAGGAACTATCTCTTCTATGCAATTCCTCTTGCCGTGAGTTGGAGTTCAGGGATATAAGAGGTCTCACCATGCAACTGGAAGAGGTTCAGCATAGCACGTGTAGCAAGATTCTTCATCTTATGCAGGAGAAGCAAAATCTAGAAAGTGAAAAATTAGTTGCTGAGGTATCCTTGTCTGCTAGTAGATCAGAAATAATTGCCATGAGGCAAAAGTTTAAAAATGATATACAGAGGATTGTAGATAAATTTGATGTATCAACTGCCCTTGTGGAGAAACTTCAGGTTGAGCTTGAATCTGTGACCAATAAACTTCACCTTACCTCTGAAGTTGAAGAAAATTATGCACAACAGAACAGAGAGCTTCTGGTTGATCTTGCTGCCTTTGAAGTCGAGTTACAAAATGTAGTATCGAAGAATGGGCATATTGCTCAAGAGATCTTGGGCTTGGACTCTGTAGCTGACGAGCTTGAGCAAAATGAGTTAACCATTTGTGAACTAAGACAAGAGAAGGAGGATCTCATGACCTCTCTACACGACAAGGCTGAGGAATTTGCCAAGCTCACTTCAGAAGTTAGTCATCTGAAAGACAATTTGAGAAGTCTGCAAGATGAATTGCAACTCGAGAGAGGTCTTAAGGATAAACTAGAGGGTTCAGTACAAAATCTTAGCTTGCTGTTGAACGAGAAGGATGACAGGTTACTGGATTTGGAAAAGCAAATTGCTGAACTGGTGCAGTTCAGGCAACTGGCATCGGAGTTAGAGGTTGAGAAATGTAGACTTAGCCATCTTTTGCAGCAGCATGATGAGCATGCAGCAAAGCTTCAGGAAGAGTTATCCTGTGTTTCTGGTCTAAGGAGCTCTGTGAGAGATCTTGCCTCCCAATTGAATGAGAAGGATGACAGGCTACTGGATTTGGAAAAGCAAAATGCTGAGCTGGTGCATTTCCGGCAGCTGGCATCAGATTTAGAAGTGGAAAAATCTAGACTTGATCAGCTTCTGCAGCAGTGTGAGGAGCATGCGGCAAAGCTTCAGGAAGAGTTGTCCTGTGTTTCTGGTTTAGAGGTGTCAGTTCAAGAACTTACTTCTCAACTGAATGAGAAGAATGACAGGTTACTGGATTTGGAAAAGGAAAATGCTGAACTGGTGAATCTCAGGCAGCTGGCAGCAGATTTAGAATTGGAGAAGTGTAGACTTGACCAACTTGTGCAGCAGCGTGATGAGAAGGTGGCAAAGCTTCAGGAAGAGTTGTCCTGTGTTTCTGGTTTAAAGAGCTCAGTTCAAGATCTTACTTCTCAACTGAATGAGAAGAATGACAGGTTAGTGGATTTGGAAAAGCAAATTGCTGAACTGGTGAATCTAAGGCAGCTGGCAGCAGATTTAGAAGTGGAGAAATGTAGACTTGACCAACTTGTGCAGCAGCGTGATGAGCATGTGGCAAAGCTTCATGAAGATTTGTCATGTTTTTCCGGATTAGAGGGCTCAGTGCGAGATCTCACTTCTCAATTGAACGAGAAGAATGACAGGTTACTGGATTTGGAAAAGCAAAATGCTGAGTTGGTGCATTTCAGGCAGCTTGCAGCAGACTTAGAAGTGGATAAATGCAGACTTGACCAACTTGTGCAGCAGCATAATGAGCATGTGTCAAAGCTTCAGGAAGATTTGTCACGTGTTTCTGGTTTAGAGGGCTCAGTGCGAGATCTTACCTCTCAACTGAACGAGAAAAATGACAGGTTACTGGATTTGGGAAAGCAAAATGCCGAGCTGGTGCATTTCAGGCAGCTTGCATCAGAGTTAAGACTGGAGAAATCTAGACTTGACCATCTTTTGCAGCAGCGTAATGGGCAAATGGAAAAACTTCAGGAAGAGCTTTCCAATGTTTCTGATCTTAAAAGGCATATGCTAGAAATACAAGAGTATGCCATTGTTTCTGATGTTAAGTTCACAGTTGCCATGAGCCACTGTGAAACACTGGATCTGGAGCTTGTGCGGCAGCTTAAATCATCAGATGGGTCCATTGCCGAGCTTCAGAGGAGATGCGATGATTTACAGACCAAGTTGAATCAATGCCTTGCAAGTGAGGCTTGTTCGATTCAAGAAAACAAGGAGTTGCTAAGAACTCTTTGTGCTGTTAGATCTGATTTTGAAGCTTCTATTGCTCAAAGTAATGATCTTTCAGATGCCAAGAATGTTAGCACAGTGAAGCTTGAGGAATACAAGAAGGAGATGGCAATGTTGGAGGATTCTCTCCTCGAGACTAATAATTATCATGTTCGAGAAGTGGAGAAGTTGAAGTACATGCTGGCAAATGCCGAAGAAGAAATTAATCGTTTGTTACTCTCCAAGGAGGAACTGGAGATCAAGGTGATTGTGCTCCAAGGCAAATTAGATGAACTGCACCCCTACGCGATTTTACAGGAGAACAACAGAGATGAAATGGTCACCTTACAGTTACAGTGTAATGAGCTTACCCACAAGTGTAAAGAGCTAAGTCACAAGCTCTCTGAGCAGGCCCTGAAGACGGAAGAATTCAAAAATTTATCCATCCATTTGAAGGAGCTCAAGGATAAGGCTGATGCAGAATGTCTCCGGGCTCGCGAGAAAAGAGAATCTGAAGGGCCACCAGTTGCTGTGCAAGAGTCGCTGCGAATAGTCTTTATTAAAGAGCAATATGAATCAAAATTCCAAGAGTTGAGACAACAAGTTTCCATCTCCAAAAAGCATGGAGAAGATATGCTTTTGAAGTTACAGGATGCATTAGATGAAATTGAAAGCAGGAAGCGATCTGAAGCTTTGCACTTGAAGAAGAATGAAGACCTAGCTCTCAAAATCTTGGCGTTGGAATCCGAATTACAGTCTGTGCTTTCTGACAAGCGTGAAATAGTCAAAGATCATGACAGAATAAAGGCAGAATTGGAGTGTGCGTTGCTAAGTCTAGAGTGTTGCAAGGAGGAAAAAGACAAACTCGAAATATCTTTGCAAGAACGTGTGAGAGAGAACTCCAGAATTGCAGCTGAACTTACTTTGACTATGGAGCAGCTGGAGAATGTCACATCTTCTATTGTATCAACGAGAGAAAATGGCCAGATGGACAAAGTTGAGCTTGCACCTAATGAGTCAAATGTAAATCCTTCTCCGGATGCCACGCCTCAAGGAGATTCATCTGATGTCCAGAATGTCAAGGAAACAACCTTATTTATGAATGGTAGAAGTGAAGAATCAAGCTCACCAGTGAAACTTCTACTCACTCCA GATGCTGCATTAACAGCTGTTGAAGGTTACTCGCCACCAAGCAATGGAAGGCATTTAGATTTCAGCAATGAACTGTTTGGAAGCAGGAATTTGAGGTCTAGCATGGAACATTTACACGAAGAG TTGGAAAGGATGAAACGTGAAAACTCTCTCATTCCTGAGGATCAACATTCTGATCCAGGTTTGGAAGTTTTTCAGAGCGAACTCGTGCAATTACACAAG GCAAATGAAGAGCTCCGAAGCATGTTCCCAACATTCAAGGATATAGCTAGCACTGGTAATGCACTAGAGAGGGTACTTGCGCTGGAAATTGAGCTTGCTGAAGCATTGAAAGCAAAAAATAAGTCTAGTATGTTCCAGAG TTCGTTTCTGAAACAACATAGTGATGACGAAGCAATCTTCAAAAGCTTCAGAGACATTAACGAGTTGATCAAGGAAATGTTGGAAATTAAAGAAAAGCATGTAGCTATGGAGAATGAACTTAGGGAGATGCACGATCGATACTCCCAGCTAAGCCTCCAGTTTGCGGAGGTTGAAGGCGAGAGACAAAAACTGAAGATGACTCTCAAGAATGTCAGATCATCTAAGACGAAGCTTGTGCAGCTAAATCGTTCCTCATCGTCCATAGTAGACAGTCCATCATAG